From Vigna angularis cultivar LongXiaoDou No.4 chromosome 11, ASM1680809v1, whole genome shotgun sequence:
CAGGCCCGTGGAAATTTTATCCTTTGGCCCCTTAGATTATTAAGAACAATTGTGAAGGaggtaattgttttaattaggaactttgttgattttattggtaatattagtattttgcaagtttttaaatatgtataccaGGTTGAAGCACAAGGGCAGGAAGATATGAATGAATCACTACAACAACCGTCGCAGCCGCCACAACAAATAATTCTAGAACAACTTGGTGTGTTGGAAGTGAAGATCTCCCTTTCTTCTATAGAGTTACAAATGCCTCCTGAAGGCACAAACATGAAATCTTTGCTCTCTTTCTTCATATGTCAGagggatatttttgaaattctctCTGGCACTGATATGTTATGTATATCAGTACTACAACTTtggttgttgtaagtaaatttctacatttttgaagtttaaaaatattcaatattttattctaacattattcattttcaatgtttaagGTATTTACATCGGTTGAGcattgaaaagaagaatgatCATTTATGGTTTTATTGACCCTATTGTCATTCAAGGAGTTGggaataaaggtgaagaggtccAAAAGTACCTCTTAGAGGCTTTAGTAAACGGAAAAAAGCAAGTGTACTTAGCACCTTATTTGCAACactaagtatataatttttattaataaaattctatttatgtaaatgttatttaacacTATTATTGTTTGAATCTGCAAGGGTCACTTGCAATTGTTACTAATTCTTCCTCAACAGTTTCTTGTAGTTCTCTTATTTTCATTGCACAAAAAACCTCACACTTTGGCAATTAAAAGTACACTAATAttgtaagttttttaataatttatttgttgtgtaCACATAACTGATTTTACTAAGTTCCTTAGGACTCATTTCAATATACATTTAACTTTATAGAGTGGTTGAGACATATTCAAGGTTGCAGGGAACACATATCGTCTCTAGAAAGAAGTTATTGTTTATTGCACCAACTTTAAGTAGTTAATCtttcaaactataaatacaattttatgatattttataaatttaacttgtagTGCTCACGTCAACCGGAAGTTTTGAGTGCGGATATTATGTCATGAGGCATGTCATAAAGGATGCCCGGGAGTAGTGGGCTACATTTCTTTTAaccatttgtaaatgattaAATGTTTCAACACtacattttgagtttaggaactattttatgtgtaacTATGTTAAGTAACTATCTTAGAAGTAactatgttaggtaaatatatatatttaggaaCTTTTTTaggtaaatattacattttggtGTGTTAATGGaaacaatattgattattttacttgttattgattatttaaactcTATTCTGAGATTGAATTTTATGCATGTCTGGATATAGATAGTAAcacatacaaatcaaatatttaaaaaaaatgtcttttcactaatggaaaaatgacattttataacaaGCCTATTATAACGGACAAAAATTATCCATCATAATAAGTAGATATTATAACGTATTTTTtgaaatcagttataatatgaaacgcagtggcaaacttgtaaataagtttaagacatattataacgtagttttgaaaatcagttataatatgaaatgcgatggcaaacttgtaaataagtttaagacatattataacgtagttttgaaaatcagttataatataaaaagcggtggcaaacttgtaaataagttctAAACATGTATTATAACGGAGTTTTAGAAATAAGTTATAATATCTCTTCCTATCTCATTTTCCATATCCCTCTCGCTAGATTTCATTTCACGTTTTCTCTGATTCTCATCCATATCTTTTGCCACATCTTCATTGTGCTTGCACCTCATTTTCAGTTACCCGTTGCTTCTCTCATTCTCGCGAAGCATCGCCATCAAACCATACCTCGAGTTCTCTCTCCTGCAACAGCCACCGTTCTTCACATATCCACCTTTTCTCCTCACATTTCTACCTTATTTCAGCTATTTCGGCCTTAGAAACATCATCTTCACCGATGAGTTCTTCGATCTGAGGCCTCCGCTAGGGTTTCCCtcatctttcatctttttctttgattttaaccGTTTAAATCCTCTTTTGCTTCGATTAAACACTTTCCACCGTTTAATCGGTTAACCTAGTGTTTTAAGGTTCTTTCACCGTTCGATTTAGGGTTTCCTTGCTTCATTCACAGTTTTGGTTCATTTGCTCTTGGATTCGTATCATTCCGCTGCGTTTCACTCTTTGAGGGAGCTTCGAAGGAGTTCATAGCGTGTTCGTTTGTAGTAGTGATGATTCATACATTctactattttgttttttcctaattttttatgtttttcttctattaatttcACTAATTTCTCTCCTAGATTGGTGGGGATTGTGTTTGgattggtggagaaattagcgGCGTTAGCAcgagagagaggaggagggaGCCTTGAATGCCGAATCCACGACAGTGATTGGAGAATTTTGAAGGTAGTTATAGTTCACATTCTTCTCTGTAACACTTTCCCCCTCTTTTTATcctgttaattttgttttcattgattcttgaagaacaaaaagaTTGGGTTTTAAATCTCCTGCACGAGAATCTGCTGCTACTGTTTGCCTTCTAATTAGTTTGTTCCAATGTGTTTATTTTCTGTGTCTGATTGATAGATATGGGATACTGCTGGGCAAGAGAGATTCCAAAGTCTCGGGGTTGCATTTTATAGAGGCGCGGATTGCTGTGTTCTTGCGTATGATGTTAATGTGATGAAATCTTTCGATACCCTTGACAACTGGCATGAGAGTTTCTCAAACAGGTAATTATTGTCCTTTTCAAAATGCTTTATCTCTTGTTGCTTCGACTATTGTCTAGGGTGTGGTGTTTTTTCACATGGACAAATGCATCTATTAGCTAGTGTGTCCTCATAACATTCACAGATTGTCTAACCCTAATTTATAACCTACCAATGTTGGAATTTGCTGGATAAGCTTTCTGTTCAGATTTATGTTCTCGTTGTATCTTTGTGATGCAGGCAAACCCACCCGATCCAAGGTCATTTCCATTTATTTTGCTTGGAAACAAGATTGATATTGATGGCAGGAATAGTCGAGTAGTAGGCAAATATTATTACACTTTGACATTTTCTCACTTTATCTCTGAgtgtaaaatgtttatttatctCACATGCAGGTTTCTGAGAAGAAAGCAAAGGATTGGTGTGCTTCAAAAGGGAATATTCCCTATTTTGAAACATCCGCAAAAGAAGATTTCAATGTTGATGCTGCATTCCTGTGTATTGCCAAGGCTGCTCTTGCCAATGAGCACGAACAAGACATGTAAGTTTCACTCTCGATTGTGATGCAGATACACATGAATATAGGTTGTACTACTATATAACTGTACCGGACATGTACCAACTATTGTCAATGATGTTAGTACCACTTGCAGTTTAAGATTTAATATACAACTACTATGCATTAAGGCATATCTACAGACTATCACTGTTGGAATGTCAATGAAGTGATAGAAATAGAAAATGGTTCACTGGTATGCGTTTCATGTCTCATATTTCTGTTTTTGGCCTAAGTTCTTTATTTAATGTGAATTTTATTACTGTTTCTTATAAAGAAATTcccaaattaatatattatttggcATTTCTAACATTCTagaaatcaatattaatatattattattgctgatgttaatttatatatagaaatCATTAAGAGGATTGTGTCTACAATGTCTGCGATTGTAGGAAATTGAATGACATTATAGTCGTCGAGGACCATTTAAAGTTATTAAACATAATATTCTATTTTCGTTAAATTAATCTAGATAAAGATAATGGTAGAGTTTCAGCtataaatatttagtttgtatttttttccttaaattaGATGGAAGAAATTTTATAGATTTGAATATGATTAATAACAATCTCTTCTTATAGATAATAAGATTTGTGGATCAAGAGACattagttaatttaaaattttgcttTAAATATTGTAGGACCAGGTTTcgttaaatttaaagtaattttgatCAATTATTATTCGCTTATATGTAACCGaatgaagaataaataagtgtgttttatgtttatgatcttaatgaattttcaatatCCTCTTTCTTCTTGGGtatttttctttggtttgtgTAACTAGGATTAGGATATAAAGATATTTGATAAGGTTCTTGGTTGATCTTTAAATACTTATCCAACTATTCATcacaatattgttttaactttattattttatttgtagatcttTAATGATTCATCTCTCATGGATGCTGCTGCAGACATTGAAGACATTAGAAGGAACTGGGCTTCTTTTattaagtgttagtagaaactGTTACAATTAAATAGTGTATGTACATTAacgtaatatttagatttaatatatAGCTTCAggtataaatgatgtattaaatattagactatttaatatttgaaataaattctattttgttagtttcattaaatttgtttatttaaagctctattgattataaattgattggatgagaTCATAATCcaggaatattattataatttcattggatgtcaaatttaataataatttttttttaaaaataaaaacatatattataacgtacatcactacaaaaaattagatttttatcgggggttatttttttcctttccggcggttttaacccccaGAAAATATGTTACCCGCGGTTAGGAAAACCGTTGGGAAAACCTGCGTCGTTAAgtaattaccggcggttttttaAAAAACCGCCGCAATTAGCCGGGGTTTTGAAAAACCGCCGGTAGTAGTAGGGGTTTTACTAAAACCGCCGGTAGTAGTGGGAGTTTTACTAAAATCGCCGGTAGTAGTGGAGGTTTTACTAAAACCGCCGGCAATAACCGGGGTTAAgcaaaaccgccggtaatttgTGAGGGTTTATGAAAACCGCCGGTACTTTTGAGGGTTTTtcaaaaccgccggaaatataaataatttaatttttattattattcaaattacttgattatcattaataaaccaaaattaaataatatgaaaccaaaattaaatgtaaacattaaatataaaccaaaatattattatataaattataaacattagaaatacaattaatgtttcttaaaaattaaaattaacatgttatgaataataattatagtttcttcattattttcatcatttggtacttcttcattttatccatcatttggtacttcttcattttattcatcatttttcattttattcatcATTTGATATGCTTCCTTTTTCaaatacctacaatataaaacaataattagttaataatattttaaaaaaattattagacgaATTTAAGAACTATTgatggttaaaaaatattaaaatatgatataatagaAACTAAATCCAAGTATATCTTTAACCAAAATTGAAAAGCCAAAAGCAccatattcatatatttcactGCCCTTAAAATCCCCAAGTTACTCATGCAAGACGTGTAACACATGTCTACaagctaaattaaaaaaaaaaaaacaatcataataactcacttttttaaagtttaaacaaGGAGGGCCCTTATTATTAAAtctcattaaatttttaaattaaagtaattgaATACATGATGATTACCAATATATGTTTACAATGAgacattttttgaaaaaaaaattattacaaaattgttattattcaattataaattttcaaagcAATTCTAAAACACGTGTAATCATTCTAAAATGACAGAATAAAATACACACAAAATAAGAAACAAGCAAAAAACATTGAAGCATAAAAGCATAAATCAAATAACTCTAAAGGTTAATAGTTCAGATGACCAGCTGATGTAGTAGTAGTACTTGAGCGAAAATCAATCCTAAATATAATGCTATTCAGAATATAATAGCAGagtttcaattttcttttctccctAGTCTAGACCCCATTCAAACATATTCTGTTATGCTCTTATTTGTCAACTACATCTTCTAAAAACCTCAGCCCAATACCATCACATTTCATAGAGATCAGTGCTCAACCATGTCACCAGTTATCAGATCAGGCATCAACACAAAATTCCACGGTCACTATTACAAACATAATTCTACATCTTACCTTTGTTCGGTTTTGAGGGCACTTTTCATCTTTAGGAGGCAATGGTTCTATTGCAGCCCTTTCAAGTAGCAGTAAAACATAATCCACCAGTACAAACATGTCTTTCTCAACATGAACAATTGGTGCTGGTATTTCTTCAGCATCCAGCCATTTCACTTTAGCTTTTTGGTTTTTAGTCTGGCCTTCAAGAGCCTTCAATCCACTATGCAAGGAGTCCATTACCAAAGTAGAAGTGACCTCTTTCTCAATTAAGAAATGCTTTACAACTACTTTCAAAATTATATCTGTCTTCTCCCTAGACATGTGGCGCTTAGAAGTCTGGTCAATTTTCCCCcagaaagaaaagaagctgcatgcattttaatatttgatcaGAACAAAATACGACACCAGAACCCAAACGTCTGAGATACGTGGGAATTGATGATAATACATAATATCAAATAGGAAAACAATATGCAttccaataaaaagaaaatatcaaatcatatttaatttcaaataggatgtaaaacatacatttcaagATACACATGAAATAGACATACTGCCTGAAGTAAGCTATAATACATCAAAACCACAATAACCTATTTCATTTGACAATGACATTCATTCCTCTTCTGTATCTTTTATACAATATGGCTAACATTTTTTCTACTTTCCAGATTGAACgggaattaaatcaaatttttcaGTACAAGTGTTAAACTATTTATTGATCTGCAAGtgtgaaaaagaataaaaatcatCCATCCAAATAATTACAGTAGCAAATACTTACCTCGTGAAGCTCTAAAAGCTTATCTCTGATATATTACACACGCTCACGAACCTCAAGACGTGAATCTCCGGtctataaaacaaaaactactaAGATACAGATCTCTATGTAAGGTCCACACTGGAATAAGTAATTgaattcaaatatgaaaataagGAAGCATTCCTTAAGAATCTAAGTTATTTTGTGCATTATAACAAGAAGATGCTTGTTCTGTTTCTAGATAGTATTTAATctattcattttgaaaaatgacCTTTAATCGTGTATGCTTCTAAATTTTGTACCAAAATATCAAACTTCTTGAACTTATATTTCTGTTTCACGCTTCTAATTCTCTCTCTGTTGGCTCTGCTCTGAAATCAATGTTTTTCAAAACTGGACTTCCTGATGTCTTTCTCTTGAATCAGGATTATAGAAATCGCGATTCAACACGAGCTTACGTTCCCAGTACCTAACATACCTAacatagaaagaaaaacaagaactCTAAAACATATATGCATTCCAACCAAGACCATACATCACAACATGCTCAatataacacaaaaatcaaTCAATTTAACCATAACGATTTACATGATATTATAACCACTAAATTTGCATGGAATGAGGTTTCccaatttctagggttttggaAAGAGTATAGGACGATGGAAAAGAGAATTTAGATGAGGCTAAGAGGACGAGAGAATTAGGAATTGCAGAAGGAGAGAACTTAACTGTGACGGACGAAGCTCATGCAACAATGGCGGACAATGAATGAAGAGTCAGACGATGGACGCGACTCAGGCGAAGGACGCGACTCAGTCGGACGATGAGAACTCAGGCCAGTGTAGTGAACGACAAAGAACGGTGTCAAACAACAGCTTTGCGGTGAACCATGAGGAAGAGGCGTGCCAAAGTGTATATGAGATTAGAGAAattaggaagaagaaaatgtgcGCGCGGAAGGCCAAATTAGgggaaaaaaacaattattttgcTCTTTCCAGCTCTTCCTTCCCAAAGGgccgattttttttttttttttaaaaaaattcataacttAACTGTGGTTTTTATAAAAACTGCCTGAACTTGTTGGAGGTTTTCAAAACCGCCAAAAATAAACCTCCcttaaaatacattattttggTAGTGCATTGCTTAGTACGTTAGGGTACgttgatcacatattataacgtataataatatatacgtaataatatataacatattataacgtacaaaaactTCTATgttataatatacaaatggaAATTTGTCATAATAGTTTGCGCATATTATAAGGTACTTcagaaactacgttataatatgtggaacatattataacgtaaatttCTGCTACGTTATAAAAGGCGCAGAGTTATTATATCGCCCAGAACTACGTCCACAGTAACTACGTtataaaagatcatttttgtacgttataaaaagtcatttttccactagtgtttTTTATACCGGTTAAAGCCACATCAGTTATAAAAAGTCATGTTTTACACAACTGTTATAATACCACCAAGTATAAAAGTGAGACTCTATTATACCTATTATAGCACCAGCAGGTATAAAAGGagaatttttttctctaacaaCGAAGGGGACTTTTTATACCTTATCCCATAGTACTAGGTGTAAATATCagacttttatacctattataaaCAACACaagtataaaaagtaaaactttctACACTAGTTCTAGAGTAGGTATAAAAAATCGAAAACTTTTTATACCTCCTGCTTCTATACATGCTCGAAAACAAGTATAAAATTCCTTTTtttaacatgtataaaaaaactttttttgtcATAGTGTCAGTTGATATGGAATCATGTGTGCCTCTAGGATTCAGATTTCATCCAACAGAAGAGGAGCTTATGGGGTACTATCTAAGAGGAAGATAAACTCCCTAAAAATCGATCTAGATGTTATTGTTGAGATTGATCTCTACAAAATGGAAACCTGGGATAGACAAGGTATATTAATTACCCAGAAATGCTTTCTTAAATTAAAGGGACATGAATAAtctttaagaaattataattcatGTTCAGAAAATTTAATCAACTTCATCTATTAACTATATATCATAACGTTGTATATGGAGCGAGTTATGACATTATATACTTACAAAGTTGTTGATGTGCTTGTTTAAAATTATGAAGATATGTGCAAGCTAGGATATGAGCAACAGAATGAGTGGTACTTTTTCAGCCATAAAGATAAGAAGTATCCTGCAGGAATAAGAACTAACAGGGCGACTACTGCTGGATTCTGGAAAGCAACTGGAAGGGACAAGGCTATTATgaccaaaaataaaatcataggGATGAGGAAGACCTTGGTCTTCTACAAGGGACGTGCCCCTAATGGAAGGAAAACGGACTAGATTATGCATGAATATAGGCATCAAACCTCTGAACCATACTGTATCTAACATACCCATACTGTGTTTCATAATAATTCTTCTGCTGAATAATATCTTCATTAATCACTACTAAACCATGAAGATGGAAGAGATAAGATGAACATACCAGGAAGGATTTGAGTTTGAGGGGTTCGAGACAGAATGTTTTGCACTGTAGTGATAGAAATCGTCCCAGCAGATTCTTGGTATCTTCAACAAGTTTCATTAACTTTTACGTAAGTACCAAAACTAGAAACCCAAAACCAGAGACGAAATGTTTTTGAGTTATAACACAAAGATCGAACATCAGTAGATCGAGCAAAGAACGAGAGAGACAAAATCAGAGAGCCAAGATCGAACACAGTCTTACCTCGACCTCGACCTAAGATCAGTTAACGGCAGCGCGCCAGAGCATCTCGACCTCACGCAACCCACAAATGCCTCGACGCCTCAACGCCTCCATCTTCACGCTCAACCAAGTAGGAGAAGACGAACACGAAGCCAAGGAGGAGAAGATAAAGACGAAGCCAAGCAGGAGAAGATTGTGGTGCGGGGAAGGATTTGGAGGAAAATTTGATGAAGGCGGGGAGGAAGATTAAAGTTTAGATATTTTTAGAGAATTAGATTAGATAGATGAAGATGCGGGGAGAGAATATGGACTGggtaagtattttaaaaataaaaaagttatattttagggacggtttttgttattaatcgccagaaaatttaaaattaataaaaaaaaatacttgcgattttagatatatatttatttttatgtgtatttTAAATAAGGATATcaaagtttaataattattttaaatttttaaaactttcttCAAAATGCATCATATCTAAATCTAAACTTATTTTCTATTATGAAATTAGGATAAATTTGTAGGATTAACTATTTCTAAAATCCTCTTTCTGATAACTCACCAgtaattcttcttcttcatatctAAAActacttatatataaaagtaaagtaAATAGGTAGTTAACTTTTCTGGTCAAATACAGTCTCCTTCTAGCTTTGACCACCATAGATATTATTGAATTATGATGCTATCTCATTGGTCATTGGGGAGTGTGACCCTTTTGAACTTGGATCATTCCCACTTGTACTGATGAGATACGAGAGTTTcatatttatactaatttttcataagataGAGTTATAATAGTGTGAACTAATGCATCCAACAATAATCACTCACTACAGAAAGATATGCAGGTACTTGAATTATAAAGCTGAAAATTCATTGTGGCTTAATCTAATTACACAATTTCAGAAATTTTCAAGAGCTGAACACAATTATATTTGCTAATAAGTCGTATAGAACTCGCTTGTTGTGCATTGCCGCAAAATATATATTCTTCGACTGAAAACgaaatttccaaacaaattagTCAAAGTTATGAAGGAGTGCTGCTAATTAAGGGCGAAACATAATAAACAAATTCAGttttattaacttaaattttgtttattaatacAAGAACTGTACAGTGATATTTACAACAACATTTTTGCTTTGCATCAGTTACATTATTAGCAGTACGTTATAACTTATACTTAGTAATTTTATGTAACTGGCAGTTCTATAACAACACTTTCCACTCCTCAAGCAAGTACAACCTTTGACATGTTTAAACTTGAGTTGGTGTAACATGTGTGGTTGAAGAGGTCGTAGGGCTTTCTGCAATATCACTTACTTTTCCTGACATTCTTCTCTTTGCATGGTTACATTGTTGAATGATCATTGTGGTTAATCCCCAGATTGTTTTCTCTTCGCTGTTTGcataattcatacagaaaacataAACCAAGAGAGAAAATGTTGATGTGCCTCCTGTCAATATGAAGAGGACCCAGAAGCTATTCGGGCTAAGACTTGCAGTTTCTCCATTTACTTTTGTGTCTTCACATTCCTCTGATCCAAGCATTTTGTTCTCTAATTCACTTACCTTGCCGGTTTCTACTAAATCTAGAAGTGCTTTGTTTACGTGAAGAATCAATGGAGACCCCCTTGGAAATGCCTAACACACGCAACACACAAATAGTTAAACAAGCTTCCATAACCAAAGAAAGAGACACAGAAAGAGTTAAACAAGCTTCCTTAACCAAAGAAAGAGACTAGTAAAACACTTGGTTAAACTTTATCATCAGGAACTATAAAATCATGACTGAAACTTGTCAATGAAAAGTGTTTCgccaataaataatatattttaaaagaatctATCAGAAAGTATATCCTTAGAAGGTGCATAAATAAAAGCTGTGAGAATATTGTTGCATCACATACAAATCCAACTCCTCCAACTTTGTACAAAGGCCCGGCTTGAATAAACTCTTTACAGTACTTTGCTAGGAAAAATTTGGCTGCAGGAGCTTCCAGAAAGGCAACTcctatttcttttcttctgaAAGCTTCAGCAAACTCTTCAAGTTCTCCGTAGTTCCTCATGTTTTCAGGGTGGAACTTCAACACTGTCTCCACATAATGTTTCACAAAGGATCCTGAACTGTATCCAACCCTGATGTAGCTATTCCGTAGCCGATCAATATTATCTACAGTTGGTTCAAGCCGTTCAGCAGTTAGCATGCTGGCAAGGTTAGCTGTGTAAGTCTGTGTTATGATAAGTGCCACAAACAACCAAACCACCATAACCATCTTTGATAAATTGCTATGTAGCTTGTCTCCTATGTTCAGTCAAATGAGCCGAATTAGAATTAACTAAGTATTCAACAATGAGATAAATGATGGCATACAAGAACATAgaatcttaaattaaaattaccaTCTAACTTGATTAGAGGGGTCAATCCCAACCAAGCCATGGTCCCAGTTTGATTCAGCATGGAACCTGTAATTTCAGGACTGTGGCGTCTTTCCAACATCCAAAGAATGAAGCCATTGTAGATAACCATGGCCAGTATTAGAACCCACATAGTCTTCGTAAAAGGTTTCATAAATAACCAAGCTCTATGATCCATTTTTGATTTAAGGGGAACTACCATCAGCACTCCTGGATCAGTGTATGGCTGAGTGAAATCTGCATACTGATATCGATATGAAATTATGCTTACATCAATTACTGCATCGAAATTCTGTTTCATGTATACACAAATGAAGATGTGGGAACAAGTGTGTCAGTAGCTATGAAGTCCATATATGGATAAATATACGAATAAGGACACAcataaactattaaaatataatgcaaattcaacaaaaatatagaaaatccTAAGACAGAAGTACTAAATTGTAATCAAAGTTTTAGAATACTG
This genomic window contains:
- the LOC108323670 gene encoding LOW QUALITY PROTEIN: NAC domain-containing protein 30-like (The sequence of the model RefSeq protein was modified relative to this genomic sequence to represent the inferred CDS: inserted 1 base in 1 codon), whose protein sequence is MESCVPLGFRFHPTEEELMGYYLRXKINSLKIDLDVIVEIDLYKMETWDRQDMCKLGYEQQNEWYFFSHKDKKYPAGIRTNRATTAGFWKATGRDKAIMTKNKIIGMRKTLVFYKGRAPNGRKTD